The genomic segment ATGTAGCTGAATCTGATTAGATTATTTGAATTGAGTGTATATGTGTGATTTTTTCGATAGATATATAGGATGCATATAGCTGAACTCAACTAGCTTATATTTCTGTTGAATCTATGTTTTTTGGTGAAATTTTAGTAATTGAATAGACTATTGATGATTACGAGTCATGTAGTTGAATCAAATTAGATTTTTGATTTGATGATTTGTTTGTTTAGTTCTGACTTGAGactgagtttaagaaagtaaaaaggcttttgaatttatgttttttttgttggaatttttgaaattgaatagAGTATCGAGTATTCATGTAGTTGAATCCAATTAGTTTTCCGATTTCATGGTAGTTGTGTTACTCGTTACGTTGAGATCTGGTTGTTTGgttttgacttgacacggagttTATGAAAgtaaaagatttttgaatttatgcttgtttggtgaaattttagaTATTGGCTAGGATTATTGACGATTATGATTCATGTAGCTGAATCAgattagattttttatttgattgtaGTTGTGTTACTCCCTCTGATTTCGATTTGACAcggaatttaagaaagtaaaaagacTTCTGAATGCatgtttttttttggtgaaattttaGATATTGAATAGGAGTATCGACGATTATGATTCATGTGGCTGAATCCAgttagattttttatttgattgtaGTGGTGTTAGTCCCTCTAGTTTCGacttgacacggagtttaagaaagtaaaagacTTTTGAATATATGTTTTGTTTGGGAGAATTTGAGAAGTTGAATAGAGTATCGAGGCGTGATATAGCTGAATGTATTAGcttttttggatttgaatttagTTGTGTGATTTTTTGAATAGATATATGATGCATATAGCTGAACTCAACTAGCTCATCtctgttgttgttattgtattggttcgaatttatgttttgtttttatgaatttttaggaATCAAATAGAGTATCGAGTATTCATGTAGCTGAATTTACTTAGCTTGTTGATTTGAAGGTAGTTGTACGAATTTTTTGATGGATATATAAGAACTAGCTTGAGTTTGAGGCGTAATTTTTTTATTCTCGTGTGAGTTGTTGCTGTATGTATCTAAAGTGCTAAGGTGAAATTCATGTAGCTGAATCAAATTAGATTTTTGATGGTAGCTGAATCAAATAGATGGTAGTTGtgtttactccctccgtttcggtTTGTTTGTGTGGTTTAacttggcacggagtttaagaaagtaaaaagtcTTTTAAAGGAATGTTTTTTGGTGAAATTTTAGAAATTGAATAAGAGTATTGACGATTCATGTAGCTGAATCCAATTAGTTTTTTGATTTGATGATAGTTGTGTTACTCCTTACGTTgtgagtttaagaaagtaaaaagacTTTTAAAGTTACGTTTTTTCGGTGAATTGTTAGAAATTGAATAAGAGCATCAAGGATTTATGGAGCTGAAtccaattatttttttgttttgatggtAGCtgtgttattatattttttttgcgATTTTTTTGAGAAGGCGTATAGCTGACCTCAACTAACTTGAGTTTGAGGTGCAATTGTTGTATTGTGTTACactctgtttggatggttgttattGTATTGAACTGTATTGTATTAATGAATACAATATTTGGATAGATTATATACACATGGACAATTTGAAAGATGAACCTACCAGAGAAATCGGGTATGGAGTAGAGCTACTATAAAAAGACAGGGTAAAGGATAAGAtaagattattaaataataaGTGAAGATAAATTAAGGTAAAAAATTTGGTAAGGACATGATCACACCAAATCGGCCATTACACAAGATGGGATTGTTATCTTACCTAATGATGAATTTAACGatatgatacaataaaatttaagtaacaGTCCAGATAAACTTTGTATTTAAACAAGCAATGAATGCTAACAGAGAGGACCGATGTAACCGACCGACTATTTTGGTTTGACCCATTGTTGTGTTGTACTCCTTTGTGTTATCTTTCTCAAACGGAAATAGGGAAGGTGTTATTTTTCGATGTTCTTAAGTCTAAACAGGATAGGACGAATGAACAAGCAGAGAAGTGACATTTATGACATGTGTTATTATTTCATGCCCAAATGGACGGTATAATATTGAGTATTATACAGCTGATCCTGTTGTTGTATTAGTTTTCTGTTTTTTTTTGCATGTGTATTGACATTTAAGCTTAATTTTGTCACAGAAAAAGAAGGAGGAAGAGAAAGCCAGAGAGAAAGAGCTTAACGAATTGTTCAAAGTCGCTATTAGCCAGCCTAAAGTGCCCCTGGGTATTGTTCTTGTGACTGATTCTGTGTTGTCTTAGTTCTATGTGTCATTATTAAAGAGTCACTGTGGCTTTGTTGGATTGAAACAATTGGGGATGTAGTGTAGGAAAATTCCATGGCAATTAACTACTTTCTCCTATATCAAACTGGGTCTATCTATTGAAGGCTGAATTACAAACTGGACCTTTTGCCAGTTTTCTGTAAAGCTGATAAGTGTTGCACCTTTATTATGGAATTCCAAATATGGCTTAATATTAGCCCGGCAATTTATTTCAAGAGacccttttttttattattcatagTTGATTTTGATTCTCTTATCGGTAGTAGTTTGTTTGGAAAACTTTCTACAAACTCTATCTTGCTCTAAAGTTTTgatcttatttcatttttttcatttgaaatGCTGCTGCAAAAACTATCGTATATCTTAAGAATGTTGGGTATCTGTATTCAGGTGTTGATCCAAAATCTATCTTATGTGAGTTCTATAAGGCGGGGCAATGTGCTAAGGGTTTTAAGTGCAAGTTCTCTCACGATCTGAACGTTCAGAGAAAAGGAGAGAAGATTGATATTTTCAGCGATAAGCGTGATGAAGGTGGTTAAGCAACTTATTAACATTTGGGATTTTTCATTAACTTTTGTTTTCCATGTAATAATCTTTATAACGGTTTTAGTGTTTATTGACTGACATTTCTTTTCCATAAAAAGATGGAAAGGGAACAATGGAAGAATGGGATCAAGAGACATTGGAGAAGGTTGTGGCGTCTAAAAGTCAGGAGTATAACAAGAACAAACCAACTGACATTGTAAGCATTGTTTTTTCCCAGAATGTACCTTGTACTGCTTTTCCAACCTTAAAGTCATTTTTCAGGGGATAAGTTTGAACTTGCTGCTGACTCTCTTTCAATCATTCAGCACCCATTTACCAATATTGCAGGGATTTTCAGGATACAGTTCATTGCGTATGGTTATAAAAAAAATGCATTGCACATGATCTTCTAAATGGTTATTTGGTGTCCTCGTTCATTTTCCACTGATACAAGAGGTTTTAATTGCTTAGTGTTATAGACATGCGTCAACTTGGCACGAGTCATAGAACTTACAGGATCTGCAGACTTCGCTCCTAATGtcctttcttgatttttatcCCAATTAAATTGCCACTCTTTAAGTAAAAGGGTAAAACATATGGATGACAGAAGTACCTAATAATGACCAATCAGTGTACCATAGACAAAGGATGGTAACGTACTTAAGAAGGGCTCTCATTGTTTTTCAATTAAGAAATGATCTTTCACACTTTTTCTTTGCAGGCATGTTGTTGGATTTTGATGCTTTCTAGTTTCTACTACATGTTTTTGACTTTTCGTCAACTTCCTAGAAGTTGATCAGCCACTATTTGCAGAAAGCAACATTGAATTTGCTGTAGTCAGCATACTATGCATGATGACAAGAAAAAGCTAAACCACTGAAATGGAACAAAGCCTCCAAACTAGATATGACTATTGTGATCTCCCACGATCATCCACGAAACAAGAAAGAATTCTCGCGAAAGCAATAAAAAGTATaattacttttcatattttgtaGTAATACGAAGGAGAACTGGTATACCACAGAGCAGCTCAACAAGAAAGAATTCTCGCGAAAGCAATAAAAAGTATAATTACTCTTCATATTTTGTAGTAATACGAAGGAGAACTGGTATACCACAGAGTAGCTCTTTGGTACTGCTcgtttaaaaagaaatattttttctcaCTGATCCAAAAAAAGAAGATGGTACTCGTTCATGAACTGTACTATCCTTTGCTCAGAAGCTTCTGCGTGTTTAGGATAGAGTAGACAGAAGATTGCAATCAGATTCATTGACAGCCAAAACACTGTGCTCTCGTCATATCTATAAGAGATTGGAACCCCATAATTTTGTTAAGCTAATTCCTGAACTCTGGTAATTGGCGGTTGAGGTTTGGCTGATTGATTCCGTGAGTTTCTGGTTATCCTTTGGACATCAAGTAGTTCTTAGTGAGAGAATTTCACAATCTCAAGAATGTGGATGACCGTATAGTATACTCTGAAATCAGGATGGATAAAAATACTGGAGGAAATGACCGGATGTCAGGTTAAACCCATCTTCTTTTGACGAGTTTTGTGATAGATAGACTTTTGAAACTTCGGGTTTAGCAAAATCTTCAGCGTTAGATGTGTTCCCTGTGAAAATCAGATCAAGGATACCAGCCACCTATGAACCACTGCAACTTCACTGCATAGTTTGGAACCCTTCCTTCAAAATTTTGCGGTTGTCCTGGTTATGTCTATGCCTATCCTCGATTTTCTACAATGCTGGCATAGGATCCGTCTCGGAAAAGCTGCTGTCAAGGTCTTGAACTCAATCCCAGTAGCCATCTGGTGGTCCATATGTAATAAAAGAAGTGCAAGACTTTTTGACAGCAAAAAAGAATCAATAATTATCATCAAATATAGATGTATCTTCTTACTTGTGGTGCAACATGGCTTCTAATATAGAAGCCATGATTGATTTTTTGAACACATTACACAACATGTAATGTTGCTGGGCTGTACATACTCCACAACATTTTCTTATTACTGGAATTCAGTATAAGTACCCTTTATTGATAAACAGAGTGGTGCCACGGCTTTCGTTCGATGGTAAGGACGCACCGTGGAATGTTCTTATTGAGCGCACATCATAAATTCGAACATTGCGAGATGACCATATGAAGCAAAAATGTGAAAATAGGATAACCTGGACAGCTCGGCTGTGCAGAATGCATTAAATATCGTTCATGTATTCGTGGTTGTATCGACAAAGAAATATCGCTGAGCTAGCACTGCATTCGAGTGTCACAATTAATTTGATTTTCCATTGCATGGAGCTCAGTAGAATGATATGTAATTCATTTGTTGGACATTGTATCTATGATCATATTCCCTCATTTTGAAGTGTATTTTTAATGCTTCTGTTTTTATCCTTCTTTGTCATTGGAAAAGTTGTATTGTAGCGACAAATTGCTACTCTCCCCCAGTTTGTTTGGCACTCTTTCCTTTCCAGTCCATCCTCGAGAAAAAGATTGGCACATTTTATATCCAGAAACATTTAATCTTTACAATGCTCATTTTATGCTTACTGTTGTCTCCACTAGATGGGAAACCAGGGTTCCCTTGGTGTTGCATATTTCGCTCATGTGTCTAAAGTCTTAATAGTTTCCTTAAAACTCCACCTCTAGTTAATTTGAAATGGGGGGAAGTGTTTGTCTCAGAAATCAAGCTTATGATTTGGCTTATATGCAGGTATGTAAATACTTTTTGGAAGCTGTGGAGAAGAAGCAGTATGGTTGGTTTTGGGTCTGTCCAAATGGTGGTAAAGAATGCCATTACAGGCATGCACTTCCTCCTGGATATATTCTGAAGTCACAAATGAAAGCTTTGTTACAAGAGGAAGCTGACAAGATGCCTATTGAAGAAGAAATTGATGAACAGGTGACCGTACTACCCGAGTATCTATATTGCCAACTACTGACAGCCATTAGAACTTATATGAACTTGTTCATTAATGAAATTACTTTACATTTTTCCTGCTCTGCCTGCAGCGTGCAAAATTAACTTCTTCAACTCCTTTGACCACTGATTTATTTATGGaatggaaaaagaagaaaatggaaGAACGAGAGGCCAATTTGGCCAAGGAGAGGGCAGATAGAGCTAAGAATGATCGCATGAGGTATCATTCTTTGcacttctttttcctctttagtCAATAGATATGTGCTCATCAGCTCTGAAAAGCTTTTCCGGATGCATTTATTAATTGGGAAATCATATGCTCTCTTTCTTGCAGTGGTCGTGAGCTGTTCATGTCGGACGCTAGCTGGTTTGTGGATGATGTGGGGGCCTATGACAAGTATGAAAGGGAAGAAGAGCCTGCTGAACCCCAAAAGGTGAATATTATGAtcaaactttttcttcttttgtgtATCCTTTATTGGACTGTTTTGACCATCCAAGATTCTTTGTTGTTCATTGGTGACTCTCGTAGATCTGCAGTACTGCGTAACCTAGGATAGGGTGAAATGTCGGGACTGAGCAGTTACTATGTGTGAGTGAGAGCAAAAAGTAAAAGAGCACAAAAGactattactttatgttctgttGACTTTTAGCAATAACTTGCATTATTACATCAAGTAAAATGTCCATTTGGTTGAAGTTTTAATTTGACTGAGATGCTTCGAGAAGTTCTCATCATGATGaatttcttcattgatttctcaTCCGACTTGGCAGGAAGTCTTAGTTAGATTCACTTGCCAGTACTGTTTCTTCACAAACTCTTTTAAAAGGTGCTTGTGATTTCTTGCTTTTGGGATTTGAATTTATTAGGTTGATGTACATGGCTTCACCCTTTTGCTGAACTTCTCAAAGTCATGCTTGTGTAGAATCTGCGCATTTCAGAAATATTTTGAGCATGTGATAGGTTTGCACTAGGCTAAGAATAGGGGTATTGCATCCAAAGCTTTTGTTCCCTCAACTTTCATCTGCCTTGGGTAGACAGTATGCAGATTCCATAGAACTAGAAGATGACAAATCTTCTAATGTGCCGAAGTACAGAATGAACCACTAAAGCATCTTGAAAGCGTTTATGTAACTGCATATATATTGATCATCAAAGTCGCTTGCTCGGGCCAAAGCATGGGTTCTATAATCTAGCAATGACTTGGGAAATTAGACACAAAAGTTTGCATTCATATGGTGTTGGTTGGTCTACGGCACTGTAAGCATTATTAGAAA from the Capsicum annuum cultivar UCD-10X-F1 chromosome 9, UCD10Xv1.1, whole genome shotgun sequence genome contains:
- the LOC107842927 gene encoding zinc finger CCCH domain-containing protein 11, whose translation is MPPKQSKSDIAKKQKIVEDKTFGLKNKNKSKNVQKYVQSLQQNVVPKVDPKKADAKKKKEEEKAREKELNELFKVAISQPKVPLGVDPKSILCEFYKAGQCAKGFKCKFSHDLNVQRKGEKIDIFSDKRDEDGKGTMEEWDQETLEKVVASKSQEYNKNKPTDIVCKYFLEAVEKKQYGWFWVCPNGGKECHYRHALPPGYILKSQMKALLQEEADKMPIEEEIDEQRAKLTSSTPLTTDLFMEWKKKKMEEREANLAKERADRAKNDRMSGRELFMSDASWFVDDVGAYDKYEREEEPAEPQKENKDSAGGEASSSTSAQTTRDGGETSRNNEVDDNYDDDDDDFDVDELNELEASLSKTSLQINEPGSRA